From a region of the Ardenticatena maritima genome:
- a CDS encoding redoxin domain-containing protein: MIQPGEMAPDFALPDQDKNVHKLSDYRGKPVVLLFYPLDFSPVCSNEMACFRDALSVFNDLDAQVFGISVDSVWAHKAFAAQQGIEFPLLADFHPKGDVCKKYGVYLEDKGICDRVVVVIDPEGRVSEVIHVGIPNVPDVEQVAEAVKKAAAATA, from the coding sequence ATGATTCAACCAGGAGAGATGGCGCCAGACTTTGCATTGCCCGATCAGGATAAAAACGTGCACAAGTTGAGCGATTACCGCGGCAAACCGGTGGTCTTGCTCTTCTACCCGCTGGATTTTAGCCCCGTGTGTAGCAACGAGATGGCGTGTTTCCGTGATGCGCTGAGCGTGTTCAACGATTTGGATGCGCAGGTGTTCGGTATCAGCGTGGACAGTGTGTGGGCGCACAAAGCGTTTGCCGCCCAGCAGGGTATCGAATTCCCCTTGCTGGCGGATTTCCACCCCAAAGGCGACGTGTGCAAGAAGTATGGCGTCTATCTGGAAGACAAGGGGATTTGCGACCGCGTGGTGGTCGTGATTGACCCCGAAGGTCGCGTGAGTGAGGTTATCCACGTCGGCATTCCCAACGTGCCGGATGTGGAGCAGGTGGCAGAGGCGGTGAAAAAGGCTGCCGCCGCGACCGCCTGA